A single region of the Austwickia chelonae genome encodes:
- a CDS encoding ABC transporter permease — MTEPREPLRPGPAAEPLSEGEVLPATPLAAEASSARIDATPLGMPARVQTETAPSLNADSPETVEITSKSRLIVRRLLRNKGSVIGMGMLTVAVAFTLLGNLGNEFSYDQQDLMNIGTPPGEGGHILGTNSGGVDLWAMLVRGTGKSLMIAAIVGVCAPILGAAYGTTIAFWGGTRERVGMWVLDMLLLMPYFLLIAVFMGSTGGSAVHLAIFLTMFGWMGLARVVRATTQSLREREFVTSARYLGVSDWQIIRRHIIPNIGSYLILNIVLGTFGAIISETALSFLGIGVRAPDVSLGQLIGQAASQLSAYPWLFWGPVVCLLWLTLSLSLIGDGLRDALDPNSKSGGRA, encoded by the coding sequence ATGACCGAACCTCGCGAACCCCTCCGTCCCGGGCCCGCCGCCGAACCGCTGAGCGAAGGCGAGGTCCTCCCCGCCACCCCGTTGGCCGCAGAGGCCTCCTCGGCACGGATCGACGCCACCCCGCTGGGAATGCCCGCCCGGGTACAGACCGAGACCGCGCCCTCGCTGAACGCCGACAGCCCGGAGACCGTCGAGATCACCTCGAAGAGCCGGCTGATCGTGCGCCGGCTGCTGCGCAACAAGGGCTCGGTCATCGGCATGGGCATGCTGACCGTTGCCGTGGCCTTCACCTTGCTGGGCAACCTGGGCAACGAATTTTCTTACGACCAACAGGACCTGATGAATATCGGGACGCCTCCCGGCGAGGGCGGGCACATCCTCGGCACCAACAGCGGCGGAGTCGACCTGTGGGCGATGCTGGTGCGCGGCACCGGAAAATCACTGATGATCGCCGCCATCGTCGGAGTGTGCGCCCCGATCCTGGGTGCCGCCTATGGCACCACCATCGCTTTCTGGGGCGGCACCCGCGAACGGGTCGGCATGTGGGTGCTCGACATGTTGCTGCTGATGCCCTACTTCCTGCTGATCGCCGTCTTCATGGGCAGCACCGGTGGCAGCGCCGTCCACCTGGCGATCTTCCTGACCATGTTCGGCTGGATGGGTCTGGCCCGTGTGGTCCGCGCCACCACCCAGTCGCTACGGGAACGTGAATTCGTCACCTCGGCCCGCTATCTGGGCGTCTCGGACTGGCAGATCATCCGACGCCACATCATCCCCAACATCGGCTCCTACCTGATCCTCAACATCGTCCTGGGCACCTTCGGGGCGATCATCTCCGAGACCGCGCTGTCCTTCCTCGGCATCGGCGTCCGTGCCCCCGACGTCTCCCTGGGCCAGCTCATCGGGCAGGCCGCCAGTCAGCTGTCGGCGTACCCGTGGCTCTTCTGGGGCCCGGTGGTCTGCCTGCTCTGGCTCACCCTGTCGCTCTCCCTGATCGGCGACGGCCTGCGTGACGCCTTGGACCCGAACAGCAAGTCAGGAGGACGAGCATGA
- a CDS encoding ABC transporter ATP-binding protein → MTARTDSTPAGAGSPILSVRDLHVRFGSEAGSVHAVRGVDLDLRPGRVLGIVGESGSGKSVTSLAIMGLLPETAKVTGSITYGGKELLGLPDREMSRHRGSDISMIFQDPLSSLTPVFTVGDQIVEALQAHSSISRQKARARAIELLDLVGIPSPRTRVDSYPHEFSGGMRQRVVIAIAIANDPRVIIADEPTTALDVTIQAQILDLLTVAQEETGAAVVMITHDLGVVAGVADDVMVMYAGRPVEKGVIDDIYQRPSMPYTVGLLGSIPRVDRREKSSLVPIEGNPPNLLAEPTGCPFLPRCPVSAPVCAEQEPPLAQVAPDHLTACVRSRELIALPDPRAIFPVPPVPHAALSDLPRQQRDTVLEVSELHRHFPLMKGAFLKRQVGDVKAVDGIDLDIAEGECLALVGESGCGKTTTLLEIMELSPKTRGDIKVLGTSIHELRKKSEVTGLRRNIQLVFQDPMGALDPRFTVYEIIAEPLQAYGTPEKECQERVRDLMATVGLEPDHLNRFPTQFSGGQRQRIGIARALALEPKLLILDEPVSALDVSVQAGIINLLDRLKADLGISYLFVAHDLAVVRHISDRVAVMYLGKIVEIGQVDEVFDSPTHPYTRALLSAIPVPDPVKERSRQRILLQGDLPSPLDRPVGCDFATRCPVFLGLDETKRHQCRSEEPPLVPTGTADHRQACFFPEEQLVSAHVQGPPPQSDLPVSEPSSERSSS, encoded by the coding sequence ATGACCGCCAGGACGGACAGCACACCCGCAGGTGCGGGATCACCGATCCTGTCGGTACGGGATCTGCACGTACGCTTCGGCTCCGAAGCCGGCTCGGTCCACGCCGTCCGCGGGGTCGACCTCGACCTCCGCCCCGGACGGGTGCTGGGCATCGTCGGCGAGTCCGGGTCAGGCAAGTCGGTGACCTCCCTGGCGATTATGGGTCTGCTTCCGGAAACCGCGAAGGTCACCGGCTCGATCACCTACGGCGGCAAGGAACTGCTGGGGCTGCCGGACCGGGAGATGTCCCGGCACCGGGGCAGCGACATCTCGATGATCTTCCAGGACCCGCTGAGCTCGTTGACCCCGGTGTTCACCGTCGGCGACCAGATCGTCGAAGCCCTCCAGGCGCACAGCTCGATCTCCCGGCAGAAAGCCCGAGCACGCGCCATCGAACTGCTCGACCTGGTGGGTATCCCCAGCCCACGTACCCGGGTCGACTCCTACCCCCACGAATTCTCCGGCGGGATGCGTCAACGCGTGGTCATCGCCATCGCCATCGCGAACGACCCCCGCGTCATCATCGCCGACGAACCGACGACCGCTCTGGACGTGACCATCCAGGCACAGATCCTCGATCTGCTCACCGTCGCCCAGGAGGAGACCGGCGCGGCGGTCGTGATGATCACCCACGACCTGGGCGTGGTCGCCGGGGTCGCCGACGACGTCATGGTGATGTACGCGGGCCGTCCCGTGGAGAAAGGCGTCATCGACGACATCTACCAGCGTCCGAGCATGCCGTACACCGTCGGGCTGCTCGGGTCGATCCCCCGGGTCGACCGGCGGGAGAAGAGCAGCCTGGTCCCCATCGAGGGAAATCCCCCGAATCTGCTGGCCGAACCGACCGGATGCCCCTTCCTGCCCCGCTGCCCGGTGTCCGCCCCGGTGTGCGCCGAACAGGAACCTCCGCTGGCGCAGGTGGCCCCGGACCACCTGACCGCATGCGTACGTTCCCGGGAATTGATCGCATTGCCTGACCCGCGGGCGATCTTCCCGGTGCCCCCGGTGCCCCATGCGGCACTCTCCGACCTGCCCCGGCAACAGCGGGACACCGTTCTGGAGGTCTCCGAGCTGCACCGGCACTTCCCGCTGATGAAGGGGGCCTTCCTGAAACGTCAGGTCGGTGACGTCAAGGCCGTCGACGGGATCGACCTGGACATCGCTGAAGGCGAATGCCTTGCCCTGGTCGGCGAGTCGGGCTGCGGGAAGACGACGACCCTGCTGGAGATCATGGAACTTTCCCCGAAGACCCGCGGGGACATCAAGGTCTTGGGCACCTCGATCCATGAATTACGTAAGAAATCCGAGGTCACTGGGTTGAGGCGCAATATCCAGCTGGTCTTCCAGGACCCGATGGGCGCCCTGGACCCCCGGTTCACCGTCTACGAGATCATCGCCGAACCGCTCCAGGCCTATGGCACCCCGGAGAAGGAATGCCAGGAACGGGTCCGCGACCTGATGGCCACCGTCGGCCTGGAACCGGACCACCTGAACCGTTTCCCCACCCAGTTCTCCGGAGGACAACGCCAACGCATCGGGATCGCCCGGGCGCTCGCCCTCGAACCGAAACTGCTGATCCTGGACGAACCGGTCTCCGCCCTGGACGTCTCCGTACAGGCCGGAATCATCAACCTGCTCGACCGCTTGAAGGCCGACCTGGGTATCTCGTATCTCTTCGTCGCCCACGACCTGGCGGTGGTGCGCCACATCAGCGACCGGGTCGCCGTCATGTACCTGGGCAAGATCGTCGAGATCGGCCAGGTCGACGAGGTCTTCGACAGCCCGACCCACCCGTACACCCGGGCGCTGCTCTCAGCGATCCCCGTGCCCGACCCGGTGAAGGAGCGTTCCCGGCAACGCATCCTTCTCCAGGGCGACCTGCCCAGCCCGTTGGACCGCCCGGTGGGATGCGACTTCGCGACCCGCTGCCCGGTCTTCCTCGGGTTGGACGAGACGAAGCGGCATCAATGCCGCTCGGAAGAACCGCCGCTGGTACCGACCGGCACCGCGGACCACCGACAGGCCTGTTTCTTCCCTGAGGAACAGCTGGTGAGCGCACATGTGCAGGGGCCTCCCCCTCAGTCCGACCTCCCTGTGTCGGAGCCGTCGTCCGAAAGGAGTTCATCATGA
- a CDS encoding ABC transporter permease: MAKYLLRRLGNYVVMIFIATTIAYFAAVNFMRPQSRLLERTPRPTIDQVNAQLRANGLDPTLSAFERYFQWLQNIVLHFDWGMGPDGARVNDEFFIRALISGRLVILATILSVIIGVSLGIFAAARQYKFSDRAVTTLSYVISCVPAPVIYLVVQMTGIRINDSAGGTILYVTGMRSALPPEGTGAQIIDEIQHLVLPTIALTIVAYVGYQLLQRSLLLDNINADYVRTARAKGLTKAQAVRKHALRTSFIPVAQSIAFQIPMVFTGTFIIETVFAWQGLGRYTLDAIVMTQNVNATVAGVAFGGVMFAIGAILADLSVAVVDPRVRVS; this comes from the coding sequence ATGGCCAAATATCTGCTTCGCCGTCTGGGCAACTACGTGGTCATGATCTTCATCGCGACCACCATCGCCTATTTCGCCGCCGTCAACTTCATGAGACCGCAGTCGCGCCTCCTGGAGCGCACTCCTCGGCCGACCATCGACCAGGTCAACGCCCAGTTGCGGGCCAACGGACTCGACCCCACCCTCAGCGCGTTCGAACGGTATTTCCAGTGGTTGCAGAACATCGTCCTGCACTTCGACTGGGGCATGGGGCCCGATGGGGCACGGGTCAACGACGAATTCTTCATCCGGGCGCTCATCTCCGGACGGTTGGTCATCCTCGCCACCATTCTCTCGGTGATCATCGGCGTCTCTCTGGGCATCTTTGCCGCAGCTCGCCAGTACAAGTTCTCCGACCGGGCGGTCACCACACTGAGCTATGTCATCAGCTGCGTCCCCGCCCCGGTGATCTACCTGGTCGTGCAGATGACCGGCATTCGGATCAATGACAGCGCCGGCGGCACCATCCTCTATGTCACCGGCATGCGTTCAGCTCTCCCCCCGGAAGGAACCGGAGCCCAGATCATCGATGAAATCCAACATCTGGTGCTCCCTACCATCGCTTTGACGATCGTGGCCTATGTCGGCTACCAACTGTTGCAAAGATCACTTCTGTTGGACAATATCAATGCGGATTATGTACGTACTGCACGCGCCAAAGGCCTGACCAAAGCCCAAGCCGTTCGCAAACACGCCCTACGTACTTCTTTCATCCCGGTAGCCCAGTCCATCGCCTTCCAGATACCGATGGTGTTCACCGGGACCTTCATCATCGAGACCGTGTTCGCCTGGCAAGGTCTGGGCCGCTACACCCTGGACGCCATCGTGATGACCCAGAACGTCAATGCCACCGTCGCGGGCGTCGCCTTCGGTGGAGTGATGTTCGCCATCGGAGCAATCCTGGCCGACCTGTCCGTCGCCGTCGTCGACCCCCGGGTGCGGGTGAGCTGA
- a CDS encoding ABC transporter family substrate-binding protein, which produces MTRNPSRTAFALCVCASLTLAGCSSGNKDGKAGPEKQDINQASKLVANNPKDRGSLEQGGTLTLEIGDWPTNYNGSHIDGNGAEYHEITNATDPVLFEWEPDGKIKPNKDYLEEMPKSETKDGKQVITYTMNPKAKWNDGTPIDWTAFEAFWKAYRAPMDKGGYGNISTTGFENIASVAKGDADNKVVVTMDKPFYPAPELFQILIHPKLGVDAKTFNEAMKTEFHPEWRSGPFTLENIDNQAKTFVLKRNPNWWGDKPLLDKVIFRQMEDSATIPAFKNGEIDATSVGNKSRYQQIQGAKDLDIRRSQRLVIGVNVFNTKAEGLADINVRKAMWQAYDREEWKKVRFDGLNWTEKPTDSTNFFTFQPEYEPAMPVTHSVDDAKKTLEGAGYTMGGDGFYAKDGKKVTVKYTTFGDDPMARALAQTVQSQMKKAGIDLQIDQRPAASFSDTVNKREFGLLAMAWSSTTAWPIANICQVMCTDSQSNYSSTGTKELDERIRKLGAIEDPNAQAKEMNAIEKEWNQQYGQLPIATSPLILATRKGLANYGPAAFAFMHPRWQDVGWEKGSTHK; this is translated from the coding sequence ATGACCCGCAATCCGTCCCGCACGGCTTTCGCACTGTGCGTCTGCGCTTCACTCACCCTGGCCGGATGTTCCTCCGGCAACAAGGACGGGAAAGCCGGCCCGGAGAAGCAGGACATCAATCAGGCCAGCAAGTTGGTGGCGAACAACCCGAAGGACCGCGGCTCCTTGGAGCAGGGCGGCACTCTGACCTTAGAGATCGGTGACTGGCCGACGAACTACAACGGCTCCCACATCGACGGGAATGGCGCGGAGTATCACGAGATCACCAATGCGACCGATCCGGTCCTCTTCGAGTGGGAGCCGGACGGCAAGATCAAACCGAACAAGGACTACCTGGAGGAGATGCCCAAGTCCGAGACCAAGGACGGCAAACAGGTCATCACCTACACGATGAACCCGAAGGCCAAGTGGAACGACGGCACCCCGATCGACTGGACGGCCTTCGAAGCCTTCTGGAAGGCCTACCGGGCCCCGATGGACAAGGGCGGCTACGGCAATATCTCCACCACCGGTTTCGAGAACATCGCCTCGGTGGCGAAGGGCGACGCCGACAACAAGGTCGTCGTCACCATGGACAAACCCTTCTACCCGGCCCCGGAACTCTTCCAGATCCTGATCCACCCCAAACTGGGTGTCGATGCGAAGACCTTCAACGAGGCGATGAAGACCGAGTTCCACCCCGAATGGCGCTCCGGACCGTTCACTCTGGAGAACATCGACAACCAGGCGAAGACCTTCGTCCTGAAACGCAACCCGAACTGGTGGGGTGACAAACCGCTCCTGGACAAGGTCATCTTCCGGCAGATGGAGGACTCGGCGACCATCCCGGCGTTCAAGAACGGGGAGATCGACGCCACCTCGGTCGGTAACAAGTCCCGCTACCAGCAGATCCAAGGCGCCAAGGACCTGGACATCCGCCGCAGCCAGCGACTGGTCATCGGCGTCAACGTCTTCAACACCAAGGCTGAAGGACTGGCCGATATCAACGTCCGCAAAGCCATGTGGCAGGCCTATGACCGCGAGGAATGGAAGAAGGTCCGCTTCGACGGTCTGAACTGGACGGAGAAGCCCACCGACTCGACGAACTTCTTCACCTTCCAGCCGGAGTACGAACCAGCCATGCCGGTCACCCATTCCGTCGACGACGCCAAGAAGACCCTCGAAGGTGCCGGCTACACGATGGGCGGCGACGGCTTCTACGCCAAGGACGGCAAGAAGGTCACCGTCAAATACACCACCTTCGGCGACGACCCGATGGCTCGTGCCCTCGCACAGACCGTGCAGTCCCAGATGAAGAAAGCCGGCATCGACCTGCAGATCGACCAGCGTCCGGCGGCGTCCTTCAGCGACACGGTGAACAAACGGGAGTTCGGCCTGCTCGCCATGGCATGGAGTTCGACCACAGCCTGGCCGATCGCCAACATCTGCCAGGTGATGTGCACCGACAGCCAGAGCAACTACTCCTCGACCGGCACGAAGGAACTCGACGAACGCATCCGCAAGCTCGGCGCCATCGAAGACCCGAATGCCCAGGCCAAGGAGATGAACGCCATCGAGAAGGAATGGAACCAGCAGTACGGCCAGCTCCCGATCGCGACCTCGCCGCTGATCCTCGCGACCCGTAAGGGCCTGGCGAACTACGGTCCGGCCGCCTTCGCCTTCATGCACCCCCGTTGGCAGGACGTCGGCTGGGAGAAGGGCAGCACCCACAAGTGA